The Salvia miltiorrhiza cultivar Shanhuang (shh) chromosome 1, IMPLAD_Smil_shh, whole genome shotgun sequence genome has a window encoding:
- the LOC131006802 gene encoding uncharacterized protein LOC131006802 codes for MNPAPKHHLFCVKWPWNNPSFNNNTPPCTLDTPWLFKSFKNLGVAAFKLINSAANAPLRFNHQETSGSELVQGEAEQRAFAAALATARDATLLEFYSPKCRLCNSLLPFVTEIENRNSDWLNIVMADAENDIWLPELLHYDIKYVPCFVLVDKHGNALAKTGIPNSRLHVVAGVSHLLKMRRPRKN; via the exons ATGAATCCAGCCCCAAAACACCATCTTTTCTGCGTAAAATGGCCGTGGAACAACCCCAGTTTCAACAACAACACTCCTCCCTGCACTCTCGATACTCCATGGCTTTTCaagtctttcaagaatttgggcGTCGCCGCCTTCAAATTGATCAATTCCGCCGCTAACGCTCCTCTCCGTTTCAACCATCAGGAGACCAGCGGGTCCGAACTAGTGCAAGGAGAGGCGGAGCAAAGGGCATTCGCCGCCGCCCTAGCCACCGCCAGAGACGCCACGCTTCTTGAGTTCTACTCTCCCAAGTGTAGGCTCTGCAATTCTCTGCTCCCATTTGTCACGGAAATCGAGAATCGCAACTCTGATTGGCTCAACATTGTCATGGCTGATGCTGAGAATGATATTTGGCTACCTGAG CTTCTCCATTATGACATTAAGTATGTACCGTGCTTTGTCCTAGTTGATAAACACGGCAATGCTCTCGCAAAAACAGGCATTCCCAATAGTCGACTCCATGTTGTGGCTGGTGTTTCCCATCTGCTCAAAATGAGACGCCCCAGGAAAAATTAG